One genomic region from Streptomyces sp. NBC_01431 encodes:
- the rplK gene encoding 50S ribosomal protein L11, whose product MPPKKKKVTGLIKLQINAGAANPAPPVGPALGQHGVNIMEFCKAYNAATESQRGWVIPVEITVYEDRSFTFITKTPPAAKMILKAAGVEKGSGEPHKTKVAKITEAQVREIATTKLADLNANDLDAASKIIAGTARSMGITVEG is encoded by the coding sequence ATGCCTCCCAAGAAGAAGAAGGTCACGGGGCTTATCAAGCTCCAGATCAACGCCGGTGCGGCGAACCCGGCCCCGCCGGTCGGCCCCGCGCTCGGCCAGCACGGCGTCAACATCATGGAGTTCTGCAAGGCCTACAACGCCGCGACCGAGTCGCAGCGTGGCTGGGTGATCCCGGTGGAGATCACGGTCTACGAAGACCGCTCCTTCACCTTCATCACCAAGACTCCGCCGGCCGCGAAGATGATCCTCAAGGCCGCTGGTGTCGAGAAGGGCTCCGGCGAGCCGCACAAGACCAAGGTCGCGAAGATCACCGAGGCCCAGGTCCGCGAGATCGCCACGACGAAGCTCGCCGACCTGAACGCCAACGACCTGGACGCCGCGTCGAAGATCATCGCCGGCACCGCCCGTTCCATGG
- the nusG gene encoding transcription termination/antitermination protein NusG, with product MSDPNLNDAIESVESVEDELEIIEAADEDEAEAADAAAGEAAEEAALHVDSDDDSAEPADEAELEAADAEASDEDEDAESDEPAEATDAAEEEAAEPAAPVDPVEALRQELRFLPGEWYVIHTYAGYEKRVKANLEQRAVSLNVEEFIYQAEVPEEEIVQIKNGERKNVRQNKLPGYVLVRMDLTNESWGVVRNTPGVTGFVGNAYDPYPLTLDEIVKMLAPEAEEKAAREAAEAEGKPAPQRKVEVQVLDFEVGDSVTVTDGPFATLQATINEINADSKKVKGLVEIFGRETPVELSFDQIQKN from the coding sequence GTGTCTGACCCGAACCTGAACGACGCCATCGAGTCGGTCGAGTCCGTCGAGGACGAGCTCGAGATCATCGAGGCGGCCGACGAGGACGAGGCCGAGGCTGCCGACGCCGCTGCGGGCGAAGCGGCCGAAGAGGCTGCCCTGCACGTCGACTCCGATGACGACTCCGCCGAGCCCGCCGACGAGGCCGAGCTCGAAGCCGCCGACGCCGAGGCCTCCGACGAGGACGAGGACGCCGAGTCGGACGAGCCCGCCGAGGCCACCGACGCCGCCGAGGAAGAGGCCGCGGAGCCCGCCGCTCCGGTCGACCCGGTCGAGGCCCTGCGCCAGGAGCTCCGCTTCCTGCCCGGCGAGTGGTACGTCATCCACACGTACGCCGGTTACGAGAAGCGTGTGAAGGCCAACCTCGAACAGCGCGCCGTCTCGCTGAACGTCGAGGAGTTCATCTACCAGGCCGAGGTCCCCGAAGAGGAGATCGTCCAGATCAAGAACGGCGAGCGCAAGAACGTCCGGCAGAACAAGCTGCCCGGTTACGTTCTCGTCCGCATGGATCTGACGAACGAGTCGTGGGGCGTCGTCCGCAACACCCCCGGTGTCACCGGTTTCGTGGGCAACGCCTACGACCCGTACCCGCTGACCCTGGACGAGATCGTCAAGATGCTCGCCCCGGAGGCCGAGGAGAAGGCAGCCCGTGAGGCTGCCGAGGCCGAGGGCAAGCCGGCACCGCAGCGCAAGGTCGAGGTCCAGGTCCTGGACTTCGAGGTGGGCGACTCGGTCACCGTCACCGACGGCCCGTTCGCGACGCTGCAGGCGACCATCAACGAGATCAACGCCGACTCGAAGAAGGTCAAGGGCCTCGTCGAGATCTTCGGCCGCGAGACCCCGGTCGAGCTCAGCTTCGACCAGATCCAGAAGAACTAG
- the secE gene encoding preprotein translocase subunit SecE, producing the protein MTDAVGSIDMPDAQDEAAESKDSKKKARKGGKRGKKGPLGRLALFYRQVVAELRKVVWPTRSQLTTYTSVVIVFVVIMIGIVTLIDSGFQQVVKYVFG; encoded by the coding sequence GTGACGGACGCCGTGGGCTCCATCGACATGCCTGATGCCCAGGACGAGGCAGCGGAGTCCAAGGATTCGAAGAAGAAGGCCCGCAAGGGCGGTAAGCGCGGAAAGAAGGGCCCTCTGGGCCGTCTCGCGCTCTTCTACCGGCAGGTTGTCGCCGAACTCCGTAAAGTTGTCTGGCCGACACGCAGCCAGCTGACGACGTACACCAGCGTAGTGATCGTGTTCGTTGTCATCATGATTGGCATCGTGACGTTGATTGACTCCGGCTTCCAGCAGGTAGTCAAGTACGTCTTCGGCTGA
- a CDS encoding pyridoxal phosphate-dependent aminotransferase has product MSAATPPPSSPTERRVSARIGAISESATLAVDAKAKALKAAGRPVIGFGAGEPDFPTPDYIVDAAVEACRNPKYHRYTPAGGLPELKAAIAAKTLRDSGYEVDASQVLVTNGGKQAIYEAFAAILDPGDEVIVPAPYWTTYPESIRLAGGVPVEVVADETTGYRVSVEQLEAARTERTKVVLFVSPSNPTGAVYSEADAEAIGRWAVEHGLWVMTDEIYEHLVYGDAAFTSLPAIVPALRDKCIVVNGVAKTFAMTGWRVGWIIGPKDVVKAATNLQSHATSNVSNVAQIAALAAVSGNLDAVAAMREAFDRRRRTMVRMLSEIDGVICPTPEGAFYAYPSVKGLLGKEIRGKRPQTSTELAALILDEAEVAVVPGEAFGTPGYLRLSYALGDEDLVEGVSRIQQLLAEAKD; this is encoded by the coding sequence ATGAGCGCTGCAACTCCCCCGCCTTCCTCCCCCACCGAGCGCCGGGTCTCCGCGCGCATCGGCGCCATCTCCGAGTCCGCGACCCTCGCCGTCGACGCCAAGGCCAAGGCCCTCAAGGCCGCCGGGCGTCCGGTGATCGGCTTCGGCGCGGGCGAGCCCGACTTCCCGACGCCCGACTACATCGTCGATGCCGCCGTCGAGGCCTGCCGCAACCCGAAGTACCACCGCTACACGCCGGCCGGCGGACTGCCCGAGCTGAAGGCCGCGATCGCCGCGAAGACGCTGCGCGACTCCGGCTACGAGGTCGACGCCTCGCAGGTCCTGGTGACCAACGGCGGCAAGCAGGCGATCTACGAGGCCTTCGCGGCGATCCTCGACCCGGGTGACGAGGTCATCGTCCCGGCCCCGTACTGGACGACCTACCCCGAGTCGATCCGGCTCGCGGGCGGTGTCCCGGTCGAGGTCGTGGCCGACGAGACGACCGGGTACCGGGTCTCGGTGGAGCAGCTGGAGGCGGCGCGCACGGAGCGTACGAAGGTCGTGCTCTTCGTCTCCCCGTCCAACCCGACCGGCGCCGTCTACAGCGAGGCCGACGCCGAGGCGATCGGGCGCTGGGCCGTCGAGCACGGCCTGTGGGTGATGACGGACGAGATCTACGAGCACCTCGTGTACGGCGACGCGGCGTTCACCTCGCTGCCCGCGATCGTGCCCGCGCTGCGCGACAAGTGCATCGTGGTCAACGGTGTCGCCAAGACCTTCGCGATGACCGGCTGGCGGGTCGGGTGGATCATCGGCCCGAAGGACGTGGTGAAGGCCGCGACCAACCTCCAGTCGCACGCCACGTCGAACGTCTCCAACGTCGCGCAGATCGCCGCGCTGGCCGCCGTCTCCGGGAACCTGGACGCGGTCGCGGCGATGCGCGAGGCCTTCGACCGGCGCCGCCGGACCATGGTGCGGATGCTGAGCGAGATCGACGGCGTGATCTGCCCCACCCCCGAGGGCGCCTTCTACGCCTACCCCTCGGTGAAGGGCCTGCTCGGCAAGGAGATCCGCGGCAAGCGCCCGCAGACCTCGACGGAGCTCGCCGCGCTGATCCTGGACGAGGCCGAGGTCGCGGTCGTCCCCGGCGAGGCCTTCGGCACGCCGGGCTACCTGCGCCTCTCGTACGCCCTGGGCGACGAGGACCTGGTCGAGGGTGTCTCGCGCATCCAGCAGCTGCTTGCGGAGGCCAAGGACTGA
- a CDS encoding adenosine deaminase, translating to MEHVRDVRDLPKAHLHLHFTGSMRPTTLLELADKYGVRLPDALTGAEPPKLRATDERGWFRFQRLYDTARSCLRAPEDIQRLVREAAEEDVRDGSGWLEIQVDPTSYAPLLGGLIPALEIILDAVDSASRETGLGMRVVVAANRMKHPLDARTLARLAVRYADRGVVGFGLSNDERRGMARDFDRAFAIAREGGLLAAPHGGELAGPSSVRDCLDDLHALRVGHGVRAAEDPRLLRRLADQGVTCEVCPASNVALGVYDKHEDVPLRVLYDAGVPMALGADDPLLFGSRLADQYEIARQRHGFGDTELAELARQSIRASAAPPEVREKLLAGVEGWLTP from the coding sequence ATGGAGCACGTTCGCGACGTACGAGATCTGCCGAAGGCCCATCTGCACCTGCACTTCACCGGGTCGATGCGGCCCACCACCCTGCTGGAGCTCGCCGACAAGTACGGTGTGCGGCTGCCCGACGCGCTGACCGGCGCCGAGCCGCCGAAGCTGCGGGCCACCGACGAGCGCGGCTGGTTCCGCTTCCAGCGCCTGTACGACACGGCCCGGTCCTGTCTGCGCGCCCCCGAGGACATTCAGCGCCTGGTGCGCGAGGCCGCCGAGGAGGACGTCCGGGACGGTTCCGGTTGGCTGGAGATCCAGGTCGACCCGACGTCGTACGCCCCGCTGCTCGGCGGCCTGATTCCGGCCCTGGAGATCATCCTGGACGCGGTCGACTCCGCGTCGCGCGAGACCGGGCTCGGCATGCGCGTCGTGGTCGCCGCGAACCGGATGAAGCACCCACTCGACGCGCGCACGCTGGCCCGCCTCGCGGTCCGCTACGCCGATCGGGGCGTGGTCGGCTTCGGGCTCTCCAACGACGAACGCCGGGGCATGGCAAGGGACTTCGACCGCGCCTTCGCGATCGCCCGCGAGGGCGGCCTGCTCGCGGCCCCGCACGGTGGCGAACTGGCCGGGCCCTCGTCGGTACGGGACTGCCTGGACGATCTGCACGCGCTGCGGGTCGGGCACGGGGTGCGTGCCGCCGAGGACCCCCGGCTGCTGCGCCGCCTGGCCGACCAGGGCGTCACCTGCGAGGTCTGCCCCGCGTCCAACGTCGCCCTCGGCGTGTACGACAAGCACGAGGACGTGCCGCTTCGGGTGCTGTACGACGCGGGCGTCCCGATGGCGCTGGGCGCGGACGACCCGCTGCTCTTCGGGTCACGACTCGCCGACCAGTACGAGATCGCGCGCCAGCGCCACGGGTTCGGCGACACCGAGCTTGCCGAACTGGCCCGCCAGTCGATCCGCGCCTCGGCCGCACCCCCGGAGGTCCGGGAGAAGCTGCTGGCAGGCGTAGAGGGATGGCTGACCCCTTAG
- a CDS encoding TetR/AcrR family transcriptional regulator — MQLPPARVRIVDAAHELMHTIGLARATTKEIAKAAGCSEAALYKHFASKEDLFVKVLNERLPQLGPLVSRLAAEPGEGSVEENLTEIARQAALFYAESFPIAASLYADPQLKRRHDDALRELGSGPHVPIEGVDAYLRAEQRAGRIASGADTYAAASLLLGACALRAFAYDMTETGQPPQPLPEFALATARAVLRGIA; from the coding sequence ATGCAGTTGCCGCCGGCCCGGGTCCGCATCGTCGACGCGGCACACGAGCTCATGCACACCATTGGACTCGCGCGGGCCACGACCAAAGAGATCGCGAAGGCCGCGGGCTGCTCGGAGGCCGCGCTCTACAAGCACTTCGCGAGCAAGGAGGACCTGTTCGTGAAGGTCCTCAACGAGCGGCTGCCCCAACTGGGCCCGCTGGTGTCGCGGCTGGCCGCCGAGCCGGGGGAGGGCTCGGTCGAGGAGAACCTGACCGAGATCGCCCGCCAGGCCGCGCTGTTCTACGCGGAGAGCTTCCCGATCGCAGCGTCCCTTTACGCGGATCCCCAGCTCAAACGCCGCCACGACGACGCCCTGCGCGAACTCGGCTCGGGCCCGCACGTGCCGATCGAGGGCGTCGACGCGTATCTCCGGGCGGAGCAGCGGGCCGGGCGGATCGCCTCGGGCGCCGACACGTATGCGGCGGCGTCGTTGCTGCTCGGGGCCTGTGCGCTGCGGGCGTTCGCGTACGACATGACGGAGACCGGCCAGCCTCCCCAGCCGCTGCCGGAATTCGCGCTGGCCACGGCGCGGGCGGTCCTGCGCGGAATCGCCTAG
- a CDS encoding NAD(P)-dependent oxidoreductase produces MKLTVFGATGGIGQEIVKQALASGHEVTAVVRDPARFTVTGTGLQVFRADLTDPESLRAAVAGRHAVLSGLGARKRSDAGVAARLTRSVIAAMEAEGTRRLIVVSAAPLGPEPEGQPLVDRLMLSAIGALLKGVYDDLRVMEQELARSATDWTSVRPPRLLDKPLTGAYRVTVGANPRSGRLISRADVAHAMLAFVDNPATVKQGVGVAY; encoded by the coding sequence ATGAAGCTCACGGTTTTCGGTGCCACAGGAGGCATCGGCCAGGAAATCGTCAAGCAGGCGCTGGCTTCCGGTCACGAGGTGACGGCGGTCGTGCGCGACCCCGCGAGGTTCACGGTGACCGGCACCGGCCTCCAGGTCTTCCGGGCCGATCTGACCGACCCCGAATCACTGCGCGCCGCGGTCGCCGGGAGGCACGCCGTCCTGTCCGGGCTCGGCGCCCGCAAGCGCTCGGACGCGGGGGTCGCGGCCCGGCTCACGCGGTCGGTGATCGCCGCGATGGAGGCGGAGGGGACCCGGCGGCTGATCGTCGTGAGCGCGGCGCCGCTGGGGCCGGAGCCCGAGGGGCAGCCGCTCGTCGACCGCCTCATGCTGTCCGCGATCGGCGCGCTGCTCAAGGGCGTCTACGACGACCTGCGCGTCATGGAGCAGGAACTGGCGCGCAGCGCGACCGACTGGACGTCGGTGCGTCCGCCCCGGCTGCTCGACAAGCCGCTGACCGGGGCGTACCGGGTCACCGTCGGCGCGAATCCGCGCAGTGGGCGGCTGATCTCGCGGGCGGACGTGGCCCACGCGATGCTGGCGTTCGTCGACAACCCGGCGACGGTCAAGCAGGGCGTGGGGGTGGCCTACTGA
- a CDS encoding UDP-N-acetylmuramate dehydrogenase, whose product MQELHDAPLAPLTTLRLGGPADRLVTATTDAEVIDAVREADDSGTPLLVIGGGSNLLIGDKGFAGTALRIATRGFELDGTRLELAAGEVWSEAVARSVEAGLAGIECLAGIPGSAGATPIQNVGAYGQEVSSTITHVVAYDRHSRTKVTIPGAECDFSYRHSRFKQHPDRYVVLRVVFELEDAGGLSAPVKYAETARTLGVRPGDRVPATMARETVLKLRAGKGMVLDPEDHDTWSAGSFFTNPILPNEAYEAFLARAQEHLGAEVTPPAWPVGADRTKTSAAWLIDKAGFTKGYGSGPARISTKHTLALTNRGGATTEDLLALAREVVAGVEQAFGVTLVNEPVAVGVEI is encoded by the coding sequence GTGCAGGAACTTCACGACGCCCCCCTCGCCCCCCTGACCACCCTCCGCCTCGGCGGCCCGGCGGACCGGCTGGTGACGGCCACCACCGACGCCGAGGTGATCGACGCCGTACGCGAGGCCGACGACAGCGGCACCCCGCTGCTCGTCATCGGCGGCGGCAGCAACCTGCTCATCGGGGACAAGGGCTTCGCCGGTACCGCACTGCGCATCGCCACCCGCGGGTTCGAGCTCGACGGGACCCGCCTGGAGCTCGCCGCGGGCGAGGTGTGGAGCGAGGCCGTCGCCAGGAGCGTCGAGGCCGGACTGGCCGGCATCGAGTGCCTCGCCGGCATCCCCGGCTCGGCCGGCGCCACCCCGATCCAGAACGTCGGGGCGTACGGCCAGGAAGTCTCCAGCACCATCACCCACGTCGTCGCCTACGACCGCCACAGCCGCACCAAGGTCACCATCCCCGGCGCCGAATGCGACTTCTCGTACCGGCACAGCCGGTTCAAGCAGCACCCCGACCGCTACGTCGTGCTGCGCGTCGTCTTCGAGCTTGAGGACGCCGGGGGCCTCTCCGCGCCGGTCAAGTACGCCGAGACCGCCCGCACGCTCGGCGTGCGGCCCGGCGACCGGGTGCCCGCCACGATGGCCCGCGAGACTGTTCTGAAGCTGCGTGCGGGCAAGGGCATGGTGCTCGACCCCGAGGACCACGACACCTGGTCGGCGGGCTCGTTCTTCACCAACCCGATCCTGCCCAACGAGGCGTACGAGGCCTTCCTCGCCCGCGCTCAGGAGCACCTCGGCGCCGAGGTCACGCCCCCCGCTTGGCCGGTGGGCGCCGACCGCACCAAGACCTCCGCCGCCTGGCTGATCGACAAGGCAGGCTTCACCAAGGGGTACGGAAGCGGCCCGGCGCGCATCTCCACGAAGCACACCCTCGCCCTCACCAACCGCGGCGGCGCCACCACCGAGGACCTGCTGGCCCTGGCCCGCGAAGTGGTCGCGGGCGTCGAGCAGGCCTTCGGAGTGACCCTGGTGAACGAGCCGGTGGCGGTTGGCGTGGAGATCTAG
- a CDS encoding MFS transporter, whose product MSERSEQPNHEHHEHHEQDKHHEHHGTGPRRAGAVWALVITSVAGFMAALDNLVVTTALPSIRQDLGGALDDLEWTVSAYTLTFAVLLMFGAALGDRFGRRRLFITGLTIFTGASAAAALAPGINGLIAARAIQGVGAAIMMPLTLTLLTAAVPAAKRGMMYGIWGAVNGLAVASGPLIGGSLTEHVSWQWIFWLNVPLGLVVLPLARLRLAESYGTGAPLDITGTLLASGGLFGIVYALIRGNPDGWTSPTVLTGLIAGAALLAAFVRHGMRSADPMLPMRLFRSRAFSAINAASLLMFVGMFGSIFLLSQFLQNVIGYSPTEAGLRMLPWTGMPMIAAPIAGYLSDRIGGRPVVATGLALQALGLAWFAVIISPDVSYGAQLPALVISGIGMGLYFAPAANLVMSSVRPSEQGIASGANNALREVGGALGIAVLASVFSAQGGYGSAQAFVDGLGPALWVGAGVVAVAAIAAALLPGRATRDRSGERAPAEVAELVG is encoded by the coding sequence ATGTCCGAGCGGTCTGAACAGCCGAACCACGAGCACCATGAGCACCACGAGCAGGACAAGCACCATGAGCACCACGGCACAGGGCCCCGGCGCGCAGGTGCGGTCTGGGCGCTGGTCATCACCAGCGTCGCCGGCTTCATGGCGGCCCTCGACAACCTCGTCGTCACCACCGCGCTCCCCTCCATCCGCCAGGATCTGGGCGGGGCGCTGGACGACCTCGAATGGACGGTGAGCGCGTACACCCTCACCTTCGCGGTGCTGCTGATGTTCGGCGCGGCGCTGGGGGACCGGTTCGGGCGGCGCAGGCTCTTCATCACCGGGCTGACGATCTTCACCGGGGCCTCGGCCGCCGCGGCGCTCGCGCCCGGGATCAACGGCCTGATCGCGGCCCGCGCGATACAGGGGGTCGGCGCCGCGATCATGATGCCGCTGACGCTCACCCTGCTCACCGCGGCCGTGCCCGCCGCCAAGCGCGGGATGATGTACGGGATCTGGGGCGCGGTCAACGGACTCGCGGTGGCCTCGGGACCGCTGATCGGCGGCAGCCTGACCGAGCACGTGTCCTGGCAGTGGATCTTCTGGCTGAACGTTCCGCTCGGCCTGGTCGTGCTTCCGCTGGCCCGCCTCCGCCTCGCCGAGTCGTACGGCACCGGTGCGCCGCTCGACATCACCGGCACCCTGCTCGCCAGCGGCGGCCTCTTCGGAATCGTGTACGCGCTGATCCGCGGCAACCCCGACGGCTGGACCAGCCCGACCGTGCTCACCGGCCTGATCGCGGGAGCCGCCCTCCTCGCGGCCTTCGTACGCCACGGCATGCGCAGTGCCGACCCGATGCTGCCGATGCGGCTGTTCCGCAGCCGGGCGTTCTCCGCGATCAACGCGGCGAGCCTGCTGATGTTCGTCGGGATGTTCGGCTCGATCTTCCTGCTCAGCCAGTTCCTGCAGAACGTCATCGGCTACTCGCCCACCGAGGCGGGACTGCGGATGCTGCCCTGGACCGGGATGCCGATGATCGCCGCGCCCATCGCGGGTTACCTCTCCGACCGGATCGGCGGCCGGCCGGTCGTCGCGACGGGCCTCGCGCTCCAGGCACTCGGCCTCGCCTGGTTCGCAGTGATCATCTCGCCCGACGTGTCGTACGGGGCCCAGCTCCCGGCGCTCGTCATCAGCGGCATCGGCATGGGGCTGTACTTCGCGCCGGCGGCCAACCTGGTGATGTCCAGCGTGCGGCCCTCCGAGCAGGGCATCGCCTCCGGCGCGAACAACGCGCTGCGGGAGGTCGGCGGCGCGCTCGGCATCGCCGTGCTGGCCTCGGTCTTCTCCGCGCAGGGCGGATACGGGTCGGCGCAGGCCTTCGTCGACGGCCTCGGCCCGGCGCTGTGGGTGGGCGCGGGGGTGGTCGCGGTGGCGGCCATCGCCGCGGCGCTGCTCCCGGGGCGCGCGACCCGGGACCGCTCGGGGGAGCGGGCCCCGGCGGAGGTGGCGGAACTGGTGGGCTGA
- a CDS encoding TetR/AcrR family transcriptional regulator, with the protein MVRMSAEERRESVIRAAMVEFARGGYHGTSTEAIAKRVGVSQPYLFRLFPNKQAIFLAASGRCIEETVAVFREAAHGLEGEEALRAMSAAYQALIAEDRDKLLMQMQTYVAVASAEAAGDHEFGVAVRAGWMELYDAIHLALGADVAETTTFLAYGMLINTFVALGFSAEDRVWTGFYESAQPKQPDPRKA; encoded by the coding sequence ATGGTCAGGATGAGTGCAGAGGAGCGGCGCGAGAGCGTCATCCGCGCGGCGATGGTCGAATTCGCCCGTGGCGGCTATCACGGCACCTCCACCGAGGCGATCGCCAAGCGGGTGGGCGTCTCGCAGCCGTACCTCTTCCGCCTGTTCCCGAACAAGCAGGCCATCTTCCTCGCCGCCTCCGGCCGCTGCATCGAGGAGACCGTCGCGGTCTTCCGGGAAGCGGCGCACGGGCTGGAGGGCGAGGAGGCGCTGCGCGCCATGAGCGCGGCCTACCAGGCGCTCATCGCCGAGGACCGGGACAAGCTGCTCATGCAGATGCAGACCTATGTGGCCGTGGCCTCCGCGGAGGCGGCCGGGGACCACGAGTTCGGCGTGGCCGTCCGGGCCGGGTGGATGGAGTTGTACGACGCGATCCATCTGGCCCTCGGCGCCGACGTGGCCGAGACCACGACGTTTCTGGCGTACGGAATGCTCATCAACACCTTTGTGGCGCTGGGGTTTTCGGCCGAGGACCGGGTGTGGACGGGCTTCTACGAATCGGCCCAGCCGAAGCAGCCGGACCCCCGCAAGGCCTGA
- a CDS encoding MaoC family dehydratase translates to MTAKIRYEDVETGTELPARSFPVSRATLVRYAGASGDFNPIHWNEKFAKEVGLPDVIAHGMFTMAEAARVVTDWAGDPGAVAEYGVRFTKPVVVPNDETGALIEVSAKVAAKLDDEARTVRVDITAMSAGQKVLGMARAVVRLA, encoded by the coding sequence ATGACCGCGAAGATCCGTTACGAGGACGTCGAGACCGGCACCGAACTGCCGGCCCGGTCCTTCCCCGTCAGCCGTGCCACGCTCGTCCGGTACGCGGGCGCCTCCGGCGACTTCAACCCGATCCACTGGAACGAGAAGTTCGCGAAGGAGGTCGGGCTGCCCGACGTCATCGCGCACGGCATGTTCACGATGGCGGAGGCGGCGCGTGTGGTCACTGACTGGGCCGGCGACCCGGGCGCGGTGGCCGAGTACGGCGTGCGCTTCACCAAGCCGGTCGTCGTCCCCAACGACGAGACCGGGGCACTGATCGAGGTCAGTGCGAAGGTGGCGGCGAAACTGGACGACGAGGCGCGCACGGTACGCGTCGACATCACCGCGATGAGCGCGGGCCAGAAGGTGCTCGGCATGGCGCGAGCGGTGGTCCGGCTGGCGTGA
- a CDS encoding MaoC family dehydratase N-terminal domain-containing protein — protein MALDQSFVGRTYPPTAPYEVGREKIREFAVAVGDDNPAYTDPEAAKALGHTDVIAPPTFVFAITFAAAGQVIEDPQLGLDYSRVVHGDQKFAYTRPVRAGDRLTVASTIEAIKSLAGNDILDIRGEVHDEAGEHVVTAWTKLVSRAAEGA, from the coding sequence ATGGCGCTCGATCAGTCCTTCGTGGGGCGGACCTATCCGCCCACCGCTCCGTACGAGGTCGGCCGGGAGAAGATTCGCGAGTTCGCCGTGGCGGTCGGGGACGACAACCCCGCCTACACCGACCCCGAGGCGGCCAAGGCGCTCGGCCACACCGATGTGATCGCGCCGCCGACCTTCGTGTTCGCGATCACGTTCGCGGCGGCGGGGCAGGTCATCGAGGACCCGCAGCTCGGTCTGGACTACAGCCGGGTCGTGCACGGCGACCAGAAGTTCGCGTACACCCGGCCCGTCCGCGCGGGTGACCGGCTGACGGTGGCCTCGACCATCGAGGCGATCAAGTCCCTCGCGGGCAACGACATCCTGGACATCCGGGGCGAGGTCCACGACGAGGCCGGCGAACACGTCGTGACCGCGTGGACCAAGCTGGTGTCCCGAGCGGCAGAGGGGGCGTGA
- the rpmG gene encoding 50S ribosomal protein L33, with translation MAATDVRPKITLACVECKERNYITKKNRRNNPDRLEMKKHCPRCNSHTAHRETR, from the coding sequence GTGGCTGCCACCGACGTCCGCCCGAAGATCACGCTGGCCTGCGTGGAGTGCAAGGAGCGGAACTACATCACCAAGAAGAACCGGCGTAACAACCCGGACCGTCTTGAGATGAAGAAGCACTGCCCGCGCTGCAACTCGCACACCGCGCACCGCGAGACCCGTTAA